A genomic region of Gossypium hirsutum isolate 1008001.06 chromosome D01, Gossypium_hirsutum_v2.1, whole genome shotgun sequence contains the following coding sequences:
- the LOC107941304 gene encoding G-type lectin S-receptor-like serine/threonine-protein kinase At1g11330 encodes MGKTISCSVFLALVSCFYLQFGTALDIITPSKSIKDPESIISQSGVFRLGFFSFANSSNRYVGILYNQIPVLTVAWVANRNKPLKDSSGILNISDDGNLVVLNGKTEILWSSNVTNTAPNTTTAQLLDAGNLILSNGDDGGSSLWESFEDLSNAFIETMKISTDVKKGRQVELKSWKSPSDPSDGNFSFGIEPFNIPEGIIRKNNQLYFRTGPWNGNMFLGSILMTAVYTDGFYVVADNQQQTFYMAFEYSNDSMLIYCELDSQGKFIERRWDAGKGNWINRYSSFQTDCDIYGYCGAFGICDSSKRCSCIKGFKPRNIEEWSRGNGSSGCFRTTPLQCQRNGSGGAGQGDDGFLKMMVKKVPAFPVRSSIINGDCKDQCLENCSCVAYAYDAGIGCMFWSGDLIDVQKFSTSGVDLYDLYIRLPSSELDKGKNTKVIVITTVIAGIVVITISALFLWCRMAKQRERNEKRKHIKHKIYRENSIGVKLQQLPLFNFKQLAIATNNFNHAKKLGQGGFGLVYKGILDDGKEIAVKRLSKASGQGLEEFVNEVVVISKLQHRNLVRLFGCCVDREEKMLVYEYMPNKSLDSFIFDPVKQKILDWKKRFNIIEGISRGLLYLHRDSRLRIIHRDLKASNVLLDRELNPKISDFGMARIFGGNENQANTKRVVGTYGYMSPEYAMRGQFSEKSDVFSYGVLLLEIISGRRNISFHNRDDLGLLGYAWKLWNEGNIWNLVDKAISESESDSKNEKEIWRCINVGLICVQEYANDRPTMSTVVSMLNSEISDLNTPKQPAFTQAPLIIQVVKNTDSINDVTLTKVNGR; translated from the exons ATGGGAAAAACTATAAGCTGCTCTGTTTTCCTAGCTTTAGTATCTTGTTTCTATTTGCAGTTTGGAACTGCTTTAGATATCATAACACCATCAAAATCCATCAAAGACCCTGAATCTATAATCTCCCAGAGTGGAGTTTTCCGATTGGGGTTCTTCAGCTTTGCTAATTCCAGCAATCGTTATGTAGGGATACTGTACAATCAAATCCCCGTACTAACAGTGGCATGGGTAGCAAACAGAAACAAGCCTCTCAAAGACTCTTCTGGGATTCTCAACATATCAGATGATGGCAACCTTGTTGTTTTGAATGGCAAAACTGAGATTCTCTGGTCATCGAATGTTACCAATACAGCTCCTAATACAACAACTGCCCAGCTTTTAGACGCAGGAAACCTCATCCTCAGTAATGGTGACGATGGAGGAAGCAGCTTATGGGAGAGTTTTGAAGATCTTTCTAATGCCTTCATTGAAACTATGAAGATCAGCACTGATGTAAAAAAGGGTCGTCAAGTGGAGCTCAAATCATGGAAAAGCCCTAGTGATCCATCTgatggtaacttttcttttggcaTTGAACCTTTCAACATCCCAGAGGGCATCATTCGGAAGAATAACCAGCTCTATTTTCGGACCGGTCCGTGGAATGGGAATATGTTTCTTGGCTCAATACTTATGACCGCCGTTTATACTGATGGGTTTTATGTTGTTGCAGATAATCAACAACAAACGTTTTATATGGCTTTTGAATATTCTAATGACTCTATGTTGATATACTGTGAATTAGATTCTCAAGGAAAATTCATTGAACGGAGATGGGATGCGGGGAAAGGGAACTGGATAAACAGGTACTCTAGTTTTCAAACAGATTGTGATATTTATGGATACTGTGGGGCATTTGGAATATGCGATTCCTCGAAACGTTGCAGTTGCATAAAGGGGTTTAAGCCTAGGAATATAGAGGAATGGAGTAGAGGTAATGGGAGTAGTGGGTGTTTTAGGACTACCCCTTTGCAGTGCCAAAGAAATGGCAGTGGAGGAGCAGGCCAAGGTGATGATGGGTTTTTGAAGATGATGGTGAAGAAAGTGCCGGCATTCCCGGTCCGGTCATCGATAATTAACGGCGACTGCAAAGATCAGTGCTTAGAAAACTGCTCGTGCGTGGCTTATGCGTATGATGCTGGCATTGGTTGCATGTTTTGGAGTGGAGATTTGATTGATGTGCAGAAATTCTCCACTAGCGGAGTCGATCTTTACGATCTTTACATTCGTTTACCATCTTCTGAACTTG ATAAAGGGAAAAATACAAAGGTCATTGTTATTACAACAGTAATTGCGGGCATAGTCGTAATTACAATTTCTGCACTCTTCTTATGGTGTAGGATGGCTAAACAAAGAG AAAGGAATGAAAAACGCAAACATATCAAACACAAAATTTATAGAGAAAATTCAATCGGAGTTAAACTCCAGCAGCTGccactattcaatttcaaacaacttGCCATTGCAACGAATAATTTCAATCACGCAAAAAAGCTAGGCCAAGGTGGTTTCGGTTTGGTTTACAAG GGAATATTAGATGATGGAAAGGAAATAGCAGTGAAGAGATTATCGAAAGCTTCGGGGCAAGGCCTGGAAGAATTTGTGAATGAAGTGGTTGTGATTTCTAAGCTCCAACATCGAAATCTAGTTAGATTATTTGGGTGTTGTGTTGACAGAGAGGAAAAGATGCTAGTCTACGAGTACATGCCCAACAAAAGTTTGGACTCTTTTATCTTTG ATCCGGTTAAACAAAAAATCTTGGATTGGAAAAAACGCTTTAACATTATTGAAGGGATCAGTCGAGGATTGCTTTATCTTCATAGAGATTCAAGACTGAGGATTATACATAGAGATCTAAAAGCTAGTAATGTTTTACTCGACCGAGAGTTAAAtccaaaaatttcagattttgggATGGCTAGGATTTTTGGAGGCAATGAAAATCAAGCCAACACTAAAAGGGTTGTTGGAACTTA TGGTTATATGTCTCCCGAATATGCAATGAGAGGGCAGTTTTCAGAGAAATCAGATGTGTTCAGCTATGGAGTTCTACTACTGGAGATTATTAGCGGAAGAAGAAACATAAGCTTTCACAATAGGGATGATCTTGGCCTCTTGggatat GCATGGAAATTATGGAATGAAGGCAATATTTGGAACTTAGTAGACAAGGCGATTTCAGAGTCCGAATCAGATTCAAAGAATGAGAAAGAGATATGGAGATGCATAAATGTTGGTTTGATATGCGTTCAAGAATATGCTAATGATAGGCCAACTATGTCTACTGTTGTTTCAATGCTTAATAGTGAGATTTCAGATCTTAACACTCCAAAACAACCTGCTTTCACTCAAGCACCACTAATAATCCAAGTTGTTAAAAATACGGATTCAATTAATGATGTAACTCTTACAAAGGTTAATGGCCGATGA
- the LOC121214088 gene encoding G-type lectin S-receptor-like serine/threonine-protein kinase At1g11330: MGKTISCSVLLALISCFYLLFATALDIITPSKSIKDPDVIISQNGVFRLGFFSLANSTNRYVGILYNQIPVQTVVWVANRNRPLKDSSGILNISDDGNLVVSNGKAEVLWSSHVNNTAPNATTAQLLDSGNLVLSNGEDGASSLWESFEDPSNAFIETMKISTDVKTGRKVELKSWKSIDDPSDGNFSFGIEPFNIRELVIRNNNQLYFRSGPWNGNIFIGLLYMYTDNLDGFEVFTDKSPYYMTYESSNESMLIYYELDSQGKFVEREWDAGKGDWSKNYPTIQTDCDVYGKCGAFGICDSMKRTICSCLKGFEPRNIEEWSRGNWSSGCFRTTPLQCQRDNNNGSGAGQGDDGFLEMKMMKVPAFPARSSIINGECKDQCMKNCSCMAYAYDSGIGCMMWSGDLIDVQKFSTGGVDLYIRMPSSELDKGKSSKIIVITTVIAGIVVVITISALFLWRRMAKHKGNIYMDNI, translated from the exons ATGGGAAAAACTATTAGCTGCTCTGTTTTACTAGCTTTAATATCTTGCTTTTACTTACTATTTGCCACTGCTTTAGACATAATAACACCATCAAAATCCATCAAAGACCCTGATGTTATAATCTCCCAGAATGGTGTTTTCCGATTGGGATTCTTCAGCTTGGCTAACTCCACCAATCGTTATGTAGGGATTCTCTACAATCAAATCCCCGTACAAACTGTTGTATGGGTAGCAAATAGAAACAGGCCCCTCAAAGACTCTTCTGGGATTCTCAACATATCAGATGATGGCAACCTTGTTGTTTCCAATGGAAAAGCTGAGGTTCTTTGGTCATCACATGTTAACAATACAGCTCCTAATGCAACAACTGCCCAGCTTTTAGACTCTGGAAACCTTGTCCTTAGTAATGGTGAGGATGGAGCAAGCAGCTTATGGGAGAGTTTCGAAGATCCTTCTAATGCCTTCATTGAAACTATGAAGATCAGCACTGATGTTAAAACGGGTCGTAAAGTGGAGCTGAAATCATGGAAAAGCATTGATGATCCATCTgatggtaacttttcttttggtatTGAACCTTTCAATATCCGAGAGCTTGTCATTAGGAACAATAACCAGCTCTATTTTCGGAGTGGTCCATGGAATGGGAATATCTTTATTGGCTTATTATATATGTACACCGATAATCTTGATGGGTTTGAGGTTTTTACAGATAAGTCACCGTACTATATGACTTATGAATCTTCTAATGAGTCTATGTTGATATACTATGAATTAGATTCTCAAGGAAAATTCGTTGAACGAGAATGGGATGCGGGGAAAGGGGACTGGAGTAAAAATTACCCTACTATTCAAACAGATTGCGATGTTTATGGGAAGTGTGGGGCATTTGGGATTTGTGATTCAATGAAACGAACCATCTGCAGTTGCTTAAAAGGGTTTGAGCCTAGGAATATAGAGGAATGGAGTAGAGGTAATTGGAGTAGTGGGTGTTTTAGGACTACCCCTTTGCAGTGCCAAAGGGATAACAACAATGGGAGTGGAGCAGGCCAAGGTGATGATGGGTTTTTGGAGATGAAGATGATGAAAGTACCGGCATTTCCGGCCCGGTCATCAATAATTAACGGCGAGTGCAAAGATCAATGCATGAAGAATTGTTCGTGCATGGCTTATGCGTATGATTCTGGCATTGGTTGCATGATGTGGAGTGGAGATTTGATTGATGTCCAGAAATTCTCCACTGGCGGAGTCGATCTTTACATTCGTATGCCATCTTCTGAACTGG ATAAAGGGAAAAGTAGTAAGATCATTGTTATTACAACAGTAATTGCGGGCATAGTGGTAGTTATTACAATTTCTGCACTCTTCTTATGGCGTAGGATGGCTAAACATAAAGGTAATATATATATggataatatttaa
- the LOC107941312 gene encoding G-type lectin S-receptor-like serine/threonine-protein kinase SD1-13 → MRRNKKRKQIKHQFCSENKEENSIGVKLQQLPVINFEELATATNNFNHAKKLGQGGFGPVYRGTLDDGNEIAVKRLSKTSGQGLKEFMNEVVVISKLQHRNLVRLLGCCVEGEEKILVYEYMPNKSLDTFLFDPAKQDVLDWRKRFNIIEGISRGLLYLHRDSRPKIIHRDLKTSNILLDKELNPKISDFGLAKIFGGDENQANTKRVVGTYGYMPPEYVMQGQFSEKSDVFSFGVLLLEVVSGRRSTSFYNNQYELSLLGYAWKLWREGDIWGIVDKVILESESYSKNETEIWRCIHVGLLCVQEFAKDRPTMPTVVSMLNSEISNLNTPKQPAFTQTPLITQDVEDRFSLNYVTVTDFGGR, encoded by the exons atga GAAGAAATAAAAAACGAAAACAAATCAAACACCAATTTTGTagtgaaaataaagaagaaaattcaaTTGGAGTTAAACTCCAGCAGCTGCCAGTAATCAATTTCGAAGAACTTGCCACCGCGACAAACAACTTCAATCACGCAAAAAAGCTAGGGCAGGGTGGTTTTGGTCCAGTTTACAGG GGAACATTAGATGATGGAAACGAAATAGCAGTGAAGAGATTGTCGAAAACTTCGGGGCAAGGATTGAAAGAATTTATGAATGAAGTGGTGGTGATCTCTAAGCTTCAACATCGAAATCTGGTTAGGTTGCTTGGCTGTTGTGTTGAAGGAGAAGAGAAGATACTCGTCTATGAATATATGCCCAACAAAAGTTTGGACACTTTTCTCTTTG ATCCAGCTAAACAAGATGTCTTGGATTGGAGAAAACGCTTCAACATTATTGAAGGGATTAGTCGAGGATTACTTTATCTTCATAGAGATTCAAGACCAAAGATTATACACAGAGATTTAAAAACAAGTAACATTTTACTCGACAAAGAATTAAAcccaaaaatttcagattttgggTTAGCCAAGATTTTTGGAGGCGATGAAAATCAAGCCAACACTAAAAGGGTTGTTGGAACTTA TGGTTATATGCCTCCTGAGTATGTAATGCAAGGGCAATTTTCAGAGAAATCAGATGTATTCAGTTTTGGGGTTCTATTGCTAGAGGTCGTTAGTGGAAGAAGGAGCACAAGCTTTTACAACAATCAATATGAGCTTAGCCTCTTGGGATAT GCATGGAAATTATGGAGGGAAGGAGATATTTGGGGCATAGTAGACAAAGTGATTTTAGAGTCAGAATCATATTCAAAGAATGAAACAGAAATATGGAGATGCATACACGTTGGATTGCTATGTGTTCAAGAATTTGCCAAAGATAGGCCCACTATGCCTACTGTTGTTTCAATGCTTAACAGTGAGATTTCAAACCTTAACACTCCAAAACAACCTGCTTTCACTCAAACACCATTAATTACCCAGGATGTTGAAGATAGGTTTTCACTTAATTATGTAACTGTTACGGACTTTGGTGGCCGATAA
- the LOC107941305 gene encoding G-type lectin S-receptor-like serine/threonine-protein kinase At1g11330 has protein sequence FGTALDTITPSKSIKDPEFIISQSGVFRLGFFSFANSSNRYVGILYHQIPVQTVVWVANRNKPLKDSSGILNISDDGNLVVFNGKAEILWSSNITNLVPNATTSQLLDSGNLVLSNGEDGASSLWESFEDPSNAFLETMKISNDVKKGRKVEIKSWKSPDDPSDGNFSIGIEPFNIPEGVIRNNNKLYFRTGPWNGNTFIGVIMKTVYIDGFYIVADNQQQTYYITYEFSDNSRLRYYELDSQGKFFERKWDAGKGDWINRYSASQTESSVYGQCGAFGICDLTKQPICSCLKGFKPRNIEEWSRGNWSSGCFRTTPLQCQRDKNNGSEAGQGDNDGFLKLKTMKVPVFPNRSSINNGECKDQCMKNCSCVAYAYDAGIGCMFWSGDLIDMQKFSTHGVDLYIRLPSSELDKGKSTKVIVITAVIVGIVTITIIMLFLWCWMAKRRGRKPKHKQIKLQLNKGNAMTKFSSENVVENPIGVKLQQLRLFNFDELATATSNFDHAKKLGQGGFGPVYRGTLGDEKEIAVKRLSKASGQGLEEFMNEVEVISRLQHRNLVKLLGCCVEAEEKMLVYEYMPNKSLDAFVFDPIKQNVLDWSKRFKIIEGISRGLLYLHRDSRLKIIHRDLKPSNVLLDQELNPKISDFGMARIFGGDENQANTKRVVGTYGYMSPEYAIQGRFSEKSDVFSFGVLLLEIVSGRKNTSFFNNPDYFSLLEYVWKLWNEGNIWSLVDKVVLEPKSNSKKEKEIKRCIHIGLLCVQEYANDRPTMSVVVSMLNNEIPNFKTPKQPAFTQTPLITHNVQNRASLNDVTLTDFDGR, from the exons TTTGGCACTGCTTTAGACACCATAACACCATCAAAATCCATCAAAGACCCTGAATTTATAATCTCCCAGAGTGGAGTTTTCCGATTGGGATTCTTCAGCTTTGCTAATTCCAGCAATCGTTATGTAGGGATATTGTACCATCAAATCCCCGTACAAACAGTGGTATGGGTAGCAAACAGAAACAAGCCTCTCAAAGATTCTTCTGGGATTCTCAACATATCAGATGATGGCAACCTTGTTGTTTTCAATGGAAAAGCTGAGATTCTTTGGTCATCAAATATTACGAATTTGGTTCCTAATGCAACAACATCCCAGCTTTTAGACTCTGGAAACCTTGTCCTTAGTAATGGTGAGGATGGAGCAAGCAGCTTATGGGAGAGTTTTGAAGATCCTTCCAATGCCTTCCTTGAAACTATGAAGATTAGCAATGATGTAAAAAAGGGTCGTAAAGTGGAGATCAAATCATGGAAAAGCCCTGATGATCCATCTGATGGTAACTTTTCTATTGGTATTGAACCTTTTAACATTCCAGAGGGTGTCATTAGGAACAATAACAAGCTCTATTTTCGAACCGGTCCATGGAATGGGAATACCTTTATTGGTGTAATTATGAAGACCGTTTATATTGATGGGTTTTATATTGTTGCAGATAATCAACAACAAACGTACTATATCACTTATGAATTTTCTGATAACTCTAGGTTGAGGTACTATGAACTGGATTCTCAAGGAAAATTCTTTGAACGGAAATGGGATGCGGGGAAAGGTGACTGGATAAACAGGTACTCTGCTTCTCAAACAGAATCTTCTGTTTATGGACAGTGTGGGGCATTTGGGATCTGCGATCTAACGAAGCAACCCATTTGCAGTTGCTTGAAGGGGTTTAAGCCAAGGAATATAGAGGAATGGAGTAGAGGTAATTGGAGTAGTGGGTGTTTTAGGACTACCCCTTTGCAATGCCAAAGGGATAAGAACAATGGCAGTGAAGCAGGCCAAGGAGATAACGATGGGTTTTTGAAGCTGAAGACGATGAAAGTGCCGGTATTTCCGAACCGGTCATCAATAAATAACGGCGAATGCAAAGATCAATGCATGAAGAACTGTTCGTGCGTGGCTTATGCGTATGATGCAGGCATTGGTTGCATGTTTTGGAGTGGAGATTTGATTGATATGCAGAAATTCTCCACTCACGGAGTGGATCTTTACATTCGTCTACCATCTTCGGAGCTTG ATAAAGGGAAAAGCACTAAAGTTATTGTTATTACAGCAGTAATTGTGGGTATAGTAACCATTACAATTATTATGCTCTTCTTATGGTGTTGGATGGCTAAAAGAAGAG GAAGGAAACCAAAACACAAACAGATCAAACTCCAACTCAACAAAGGAAATGCAATGACAAAATTTTCTAGTGAAAATGTGGTAGAAAATCCAATCGGAGTTAAACTCCAGCAGCTGCGGCTATTCAATTTCGACGAACTCGCCACCGCGACGAGCAACTTCGATCACGCAAAAAAGCTAGGGCAGGGTGGTTTCGGTCCAGTTTATAGG GGAACATTAGGTGATGAAAAGGAAATAGCAGTGAAGAGATTATCAAAAGCTTCGGGACAAGGATTGGAAGAATTTATGAATGAAGTGGAGGTGATTTCTAGGCTTCAACATCGAAATCTGGTCAAATTGCTTGGGTGTTGTGTTGAAGCAGAAGAGAAGATGCTCGTTTACGAATATATGCCCAACAAAAGTTTGGACGCTTTTGTCTTTG ATCCAATTAAACAAAATGTCTTGGATTGGAGCAAACGCTTTAAAATTATTGAAGGGATCAGTCGAGGATTACTTTATCTTCATAGAGATTCAAGATTGAAAATTATACACAGGGATCTAAAACCAAGTAATGTTTTACTCGATCAAGAGTTAAATCCAAAAATCTCAGATTTTGGGATGGCGAGGATTTTCGGAGGAGATGAAAATCAAGCCAACACCAAAAGGGTTGTTGGAACTTA TGGTTATATGTCTCCTGAGTATGCAATACAAGGACGATTTTCAGAGAAATCAGATGTGTTCAGTTTTGGAGTTCTACTGTTAGAGATTGTTAGTGGAAGAAAAAACACAAGCTTTTTCAACAATCCGGATTATTTTAGCCTCTTGGAATAT GTCTGGAAACTATGGAACGAAGGCAACATTTGGAGCTTAGTAGACAAGGTGGTTTTGGAGCCAAAATCTAattcaaagaaagagaaagaaataaagagaTGCATACATATTGGATTGCTATGCGTTCAAGAATATGCTAACGATAGGCCCACTATGTCTGTTGTTGTATCAATGCTTAACAATGAGATTCCAAATTTTAAGACGCCAAAACAACCTGCTTTCACTCAAACACCACTAATCACTCATAATGTTCAAAATAGGGCTTCGCTTAATGATGTAACTCTTACGGATTTTGATGGCAGATAA